Proteins encoded in a region of the Agromyces protaetiae genome:
- a CDS encoding putative quinol monooxygenase: MSEVVVTAVFVPAEGKRDELVAALREAIPAVHEEPGCVLYAIHDAEDDTITMLEKWSSAAELDAHAVGAPVTRLNQLIDGLIASPVVVTRMTAIPAGTDEQGLV, encoded by the coding sequence ATGTCCGAGGTCGTCGTCACCGCCGTGTTCGTTCCCGCCGAAGGGAAGCGCGACGAGCTCGTCGCCGCGCTTCGCGAGGCCATCCCCGCGGTGCATGAGGAGCCGGGCTGCGTGCTCTATGCCATCCACGACGCCGAGGACGACACGATCACCATGCTCGAGAAGTGGTCATCGGCGGCCGAGCTCGACGCGCACGCGGTCGGTGCGCCCGTGACCCGGCTGAACCAGCTCATCGACGGCCTCATCGCCTCGCCGGTCGTCGTCACCCGCATGACCGCGATCCCCGCCGGCACCGACGAGCAGGGCCTCGTCTGA
- a CDS encoding glycoside hydrolase family 13 protein — protein MASEWWRTAVIYQIYPRSFADANGDGMGDLAGVTSRLAELEVLGVDAIWLSPFFTSPQRDAGYDVADYCDVDPRFGSLADFDVMLRAAHARGIRVIIDLVPNHSSDRHVWFQAALAAGRGSAERARYLFRDGRGVAGELPPNDWQSVFGGPAWTRVVEADGEPGQWYLHLFDSSQPDFDWSNEQVRAEFRRVLRFWLDRGVDGFRVDVAHGLVKAEGLPDWTPPEAGGSMGGASHSTIGNSTVGDSTVGDSTVGDSTVGDSTVGVALEPGISDDAGDGAPYWAQEGVHEIYRDWRRLLEEYPGERILAAEAWVDPLSKVAAWVRPDEMHQAFNFAYLETPWDAGALRRVIDDSIAAFAAVGAPSTWVLSNHDVVRHATRLALTEENPQGHGVGPATPGIGDPAVGLRRARAATTLMLALPGSAYLYQGEELGLPEVIDLPDDAREDPTWFRTGGERYGRDGCRVPIPWEAGAPSYGFGTTDASWLPQPATWAHLARDRQHGDPDSTLTLYQNALRLRREHTLPDGHLEWSPGFPDEIIAFTNHDVTILANLSTSPIPLPTGELLLASGPVDHGELPPDTTVWLRTGSTQS, from the coding sequence ATGGCTTCGGAATGGTGGCGTACGGCTGTGATCTATCAGATCTATCCTCGTTCGTTCGCGGATGCGAACGGGGATGGTATGGGTGATCTGGCGGGGGTCACGTCGCGGCTGGCTGAGCTTGAGGTGTTGGGGGTCGATGCGATCTGGTTGTCGCCGTTCTTCACGTCGCCGCAGCGGGACGCGGGCTATGACGTGGCTGACTACTGCGATGTGGACCCGCGGTTCGGGAGCCTGGCCGATTTCGATGTCATGCTGCGGGCGGCGCATGCCCGGGGCATCCGGGTGATCATCGATCTGGTGCCGAATCATTCGTCGGATCGGCATGTCTGGTTCCAGGCCGCGCTCGCGGCGGGGCGGGGCAGTGCTGAGCGGGCCAGGTATCTGTTCCGTGATGGCCGGGGTGTGGCTGGTGAGCTGCCGCCGAACGATTGGCAGTCCGTGTTCGGCGGTCCCGCGTGGACCCGCGTCGTCGAGGCCGACGGTGAGCCGGGTCAGTGGTATCTGCACCTGTTCGACAGCTCGCAGCCTGATTTCGACTGGTCGAACGAGCAGGTGCGTGCGGAGTTCCGCCGGGTGCTGCGGTTCTGGCTCGATCGGGGTGTCGACGGCTTCCGGGTCGACGTCGCGCACGGGCTCGTGAAGGCTGAGGGGCTGCCGGACTGGACCCCGCCGGAGGCGGGCGGCAGCATGGGCGGCGCATCGCACTCCACGATCGGCAACTCCACGGTCGGCGACTCGACGGTCGGCGACTCGACGGTCGGTGACTCGACGGTCGGCGACTCGACGGTCGGTGTCGCGCTCGAGCCGGGCATCAGCGACGACGCCGGTGATGGTGCGCCGTACTGGGCGCAGGAGGGTGTGCACGAGATCTACCGCGACTGGCGGCGTCTGCTCGAGGAGTACCCGGGCGAGCGGATCCTCGCCGCCGAGGCCTGGGTGGACCCGTTGTCGAAGGTCGCCGCGTGGGTGCGGCCCGACGAGATGCACCAGGCGTTCAACTTCGCCTACCTCGAGACACCCTGGGACGCGGGCGCGCTGCGGCGCGTGATCGACGACTCGATCGCCGCGTTCGCCGCGGTCGGCGCCCCGTCGACCTGGGTGCTGTCCAACCACGACGTGGTGCGCCACGCGACCCGCCTCGCGCTCACCGAGGAGAACCCGCAAGGCCACGGTGTGGGACCGGCGACGCCCGGCATCGGCGACCCCGCCGTGGGCCTGCGCCGCGCCCGCGCCGCGACCACGCTCATGCTCGCCCTGCCCGGCTCGGCCTACCTCTACCAGGGCGAAGAGCTCGGGCTGCCCGAAGTCATCGACCTGCCCGACGACGCCCGCGAAGACCCCACCTGGTTCCGCACCGGCGGCGAACGCTACGGCCGCGACGGCTGCCGCGTCCCGATCCCCTGGGAAGCGGGCGCCCCCTCCTACGGGTTCGGCACGACGGATGCCTCGTGGCTGCCACAACCGGCAACCTGGGCGCACCTCGCACGCGACCGGCAGCACGGCGACCCCGACTCCACACTCACGCTCTACCAGAACGCACTGCGCCTCCGGCGCGAGCACACCCTCCCCGACGGCCACCTCGAATGGTCGCCCGGCTTCCCCGACGAGATCATCGCGTTCACCAACCACGACGTGACCATCCTCGCGAACCTCAGCACCTCCCCCATCCCCCTGCCCACCGGCGAACTGCTCCTCGCATCAGGACCCGTCGACCACGGCGAACTCCCACCCGACACGACCGTCTGGCTACGCACCGGGTCGACCCAGAGCTGA
- a CDS encoding iron-sulfur cluster assembly accessory protein, with product MLTLTDTASTVVKEIVSGAEQVGTGGLRIDAAGPGSTEFAVAIAEHPESGDAVVEQNGARVFLGTDASVALADKTLDARVDQEGRVAFDIRQQAAA from the coding sequence GTGCTCACGCTCACCGACACCGCAAGCACCGTCGTCAAAGAGATCGTGTCAGGCGCCGAGCAGGTCGGCACCGGCGGCCTGCGTATCGATGCGGCCGGGCCGGGCTCGACCGAGTTCGCCGTCGCGATCGCGGAGCATCCCGAGTCCGGCGACGCCGTCGTGGAACAGAACGGCGCCCGCGTGTTCCTGGGCACCGACGCGAGCGTCGCACTCGCCGACAAGACCCTCGACGCACGCGTCGACCAGGAAGGCCGCGTCGCGTTCGACATCCGGCAGCAGGCGGCCGCCTGA
- a CDS encoding flavodoxin family protein — protein MEAQGLTAVALVCSLKPSPAPSSSERLAREVLAELGRHGVTEADVVRVVDHDVAPGVEKDMGDGDAWPAIRDRVLAADVIVFSTPTWMGHMSSVAQRVLERLDAELAETDASGRPTMFGKVAVIAVVGNEDGAHAIVADVAQGLNDVGVTIPAQGATYWNGAAMEKTDYNDLPSTPETTAAATATAARNAAHIAALLKSEPYPVPPS, from the coding sequence ATGGAAGCTCAAGGTCTCACCGCCGTCGCGCTCGTCTGCTCGTTGAAGCCGAGCCCAGCCCCGTCCAGCAGCGAGCGGCTCGCCCGCGAGGTGCTCGCCGAACTCGGCCGGCACGGCGTCACCGAGGCCGACGTCGTGCGCGTCGTCGACCACGACGTCGCACCCGGCGTCGAGAAGGACATGGGCGACGGCGACGCGTGGCCGGCGATCCGCGATCGCGTGCTCGCCGCCGACGTCATCGTGTTCTCGACGCCCACCTGGATGGGACACATGTCGAGCGTCGCGCAGCGCGTGCTCGAGCGGCTGGACGCCGAGCTCGCCGAGACGGATGCCTCCGGCAGGCCGACGATGTTCGGCAAGGTCGCCGTGATCGCGGTCGTCGGCAACGAGGACGGCGCGCACGCGATCGTCGCCGACGTCGCGCAGGGCCTGAACGACGTGGGCGTCACGATCCCCGCGCAGGGCGCGACCTACTGGAACGGCGCCGCCATGGAGAAGACCGATTACAACGATCTGCCGTCGACGCCCGAGACGACCGCCGCGGCCACCGCGACCGCCGCGCGCAACGCCGCACACATCGCCGCGCTGCTCAAGAGCGAGCCGTACCCGGTGCCGCCGAGCTGA
- a CDS encoding RHS repeat-associated core domain-containing protein, whose protein sequence is MDAQISRRGRLVTVALGGLVCAALLGGVVSPAWAAEPGDGGGSSWPVGGFALGDEVEGLIDERSGALSFVLPAGSLGLSWDARAAAVDRHGFGHGWTVAGAGFVDTEGGVRVFPASGGVFPAVSSVPSGLSGYALEDLRFEQVPGVVPARADGLAGERAYAFRLIELGGTVSYFDAAGDPVMRMDPFGNRTDWSWTGDGSHQLTGVVSDVGVVTSLDWSDPARVEVSTRAGAGPASVTTVELDGGRVTAVVDAGGGRTRVAYTVAGLVRRLEGVSGASTEVAWQQLPDASVAVDRVRVVDPGTGAVLSERAWEPAVGLASGWPAVQDASMGASAAGAAARAGAYSTSVSDGVTRIVSEYSERQVLTGRKVIAGGASGERVLQEQAFEYPGDEGDGLPPQADRPSRVAVTHWNEAGAARTAEEGFVVDELGRVVEQTAADGTVTETHYDLEPGEHGIPVGLPLTERVTTSDGLVSESRYTLNDAGTAVVAAETWTGSTDEPELVRVARTEFDVAGDGFVTAERVFPQGGAGEPTVTLHEKSVDPATGELTLAKTVAAGTELAATTTTVTDLRLGQPVAVTDVVGNTTTTGYDELGRPVRQPGVAEASAVALVGDVTHQPFGYAGEYTNPTGTQHLQVRSYDPETRRFQQFDLADEHNPYWFGNANPVTFVDPTGRSGMPDWGLYVLTGVGLALSVFGLFAAAGAAGAAMAGAGSWAAVLTGTKVTLAATAAAAVVDVGLAGALAVDEFAMNIFNDEVALILGITTAALGVAAGAVAIGNRLAPARNWTEALQKDWSDSKLTGWSLAHGNSGRELHWVGTGRTREGGIEFARFTIVKNGNGDLKVGTPGEQLMPFNGRAFDVISMSDAPLQERKFNIMNPRYGVDAHEPQYLDQGIDWTTLQTLMDKHNVHVFRLSLDQRVFTMDEGFSRPEVWYRDPPSSVAAVSDRVPKNVRAPNKYED, encoded by the coding sequence ATGGATGCGCAGATTTCACGTCGCGGTCGGCTGGTCACGGTGGCGCTCGGCGGGCTGGTGTGCGCCGCCCTGCTGGGCGGCGTCGTGTCGCCCGCGTGGGCGGCGGAGCCGGGCGACGGCGGCGGCTCGTCGTGGCCCGTGGGCGGCTTCGCCCTGGGCGACGAGGTCGAGGGGCTGATCGACGAACGATCGGGCGCGCTCTCGTTCGTGCTGCCGGCCGGCTCGCTCGGGTTGTCGTGGGATGCGCGGGCGGCGGCGGTGGACCGGCACGGGTTCGGTCACGGCTGGACGGTGGCCGGGGCCGGCTTCGTCGACACCGAGGGCGGCGTGCGGGTCTTTCCCGCGAGCGGTGGTGTGTTCCCCGCCGTGTCGAGCGTGCCGTCGGGGTTGTCGGGGTATGCGCTCGAGGATTTGCGGTTCGAGCAGGTGCCGGGGGTGGTGCCGGCCCGCGCGGACGGGCTGGCTGGCGAGCGCGCGTACGCGTTCCGGCTGATCGAGCTGGGCGGCACGGTGTCGTACTTCGATGCCGCGGGCGACCCGGTCATGCGGATGGACCCGTTCGGCAACCGAACGGACTGGAGCTGGACCGGCGACGGCTCGCACCAGCTGACCGGGGTGGTCTCGGACGTCGGAGTGGTGACGTCGCTGGACTGGTCAGACCCGGCCCGGGTGGAGGTCTCGACCCGCGCCGGCGCCGGGCCTGCGTCGGTGACGACGGTCGAGCTCGACGGCGGCCGGGTGACCGCGGTGGTGGATGCGGGCGGTGGCCGCACGCGCGTCGCATACACGGTCGCGGGTCTCGTGCGGCGACTGGAGGGCGTGTCGGGGGCGTCGACCGAGGTGGCATGGCAGCAGCTTCCGGATGCCTCGGTCGCGGTGGATCGGGTCCGGGTGGTCGATCCGGGCACCGGCGCGGTGCTGAGCGAGCGGGCATGGGAGCCGGCGGTCGGGCTGGCGTCGGGGTGGCCGGCGGTTCAGGATGCCTCGATGGGCGCGTCGGCAGCCGGTGCCGCCGCACGCGCCGGCGCGTATTCGACGTCGGTGTCCGACGGTGTGACGCGCATCGTGTCGGAGTACTCGGAGCGGCAGGTGCTGACCGGTCGCAAGGTCATCGCGGGCGGCGCGTCGGGCGAGCGCGTGCTGCAGGAGCAGGCGTTCGAGTACCCGGGCGACGAGGGCGACGGGCTGCCGCCGCAGGCCGACCGGCCGTCGCGCGTGGCCGTCACGCACTGGAACGAGGCCGGCGCGGCGCGCACGGCCGAGGAGGGGTTCGTGGTCGACGAGCTCGGCCGGGTCGTGGAGCAGACCGCGGCCGACGGCACGGTCACCGAGACGCACTACGACCTCGAGCCGGGCGAGCACGGCATTCCGGTCGGGCTGCCGCTGACCGAGCGCGTGACCACCTCCGACGGGCTGGTGTCGGAGTCCCGGTACACCCTGAACGATGCCGGGACTGCGGTCGTCGCCGCAGAGACCTGGACGGGTTCGACCGATGAGCCGGAGCTGGTGCGGGTCGCCAGGACCGAGTTCGACGTGGCCGGCGATGGGTTCGTCACGGCCGAACGCGTGTTCCCGCAGGGCGGGGCCGGCGAGCCGACGGTGACGCTGCACGAGAAGTCCGTCGACCCCGCGACGGGTGAGCTGACGCTCGCGAAGACCGTCGCCGCCGGCACGGAGCTCGCCGCGACCACGACCACCGTGACGGACCTCCGGCTCGGGCAGCCGGTCGCCGTCACCGACGTGGTGGGCAACACGACGACGACCGGGTACGACGAGCTCGGGCGGCCGGTGCGTCAACCCGGCGTCGCCGAGGCATCCGCCGTGGCGCTGGTCGGCGACGTCACCCACCAGCCGTTCGGGTACGCCGGCGAATACACCAACCCGACCGGCACCCAGCACCTGCAGGTGCGCAGCTACGACCCCGAGACCCGCCGGTTCCAGCAGTTCGACCTCGCCGACGAGCACAACCCGTACTGGTTCGGCAACGCCAACCCGGTCACCTTCGTCGACCCCACCGGCCGATCGGGCATGCCCGACTGGGGCCTGTACGTGCTGACCGGCGTCGGCCTCGCGCTGTCCGTCTTCGGCCTCTTCGCCGCGGCCGGCGCGGCCGGCGCGGCGATGGCCGGCGCCGGAAGCTGGGCGGCCGTGCTCACCGGCACCAAGGTCACACTCGCGGCCACGGCCGCGGCCGCCGTCGTCGACGTCGGGCTCGCCGGAGCGCTCGCGGTCGACGAGTTCGCGATGAACATCTTCAACGACGAGGTCGCACTGATCCTCGGCATCACGACCGCCGCGCTGGGCGTTGCTGCCGGGGCAGTCGCGATCGGCAACAGACTCGCGCCCGCCAGGAACTGGACGGAGGCGCTGCAGAAGGACTGGAGCGACTCCAAGCTCACCGGGTGGTCGCTGGCCCACGGCAACTCGGGCCGCGAGCTGCACTGGGTGGGGACGGGAAGGACCAGGGAGGGCGGAATTGAGTTCGCGCGGTTCACGATCGTCAAGAACGGGAATGGAGACCTCAAGGTCGGCACCCCGGGGGAGCAGCTCATGCCGTTCAACGGCCGGGCGTTCGACGTCATCTCCATGAGCGATGCACCGCTCCAAGAGCGGAAATTCAACATCATGAACCCGCGATACGGCGTCGATGCGCACGAGCCGCAGTACCTCGACCAGGGCATTGACTGGACGACGCTGCAGACGCTCATGGACAAGCACAACGTGCACGTCTTCCGTCTCTCTCTCGACCAGAGGGTGTTCACCATGGACGAAGGTTTCAGCCGCCCAGAGGTGTGGTACCGGGACCCCCCGTCGAGCGTTGCAGCGGTCTCCGACCGTGTCCCGAAGAACGTCCGTGCCCCGAACAAGTACGAGGATTGA